A window of the Candidatus Sulfotelmatobacter sp. genome harbors these coding sequences:
- a CDS encoding S8 family serine peptidase, with product MKHRVLVRLAAFVAAASVSLAACGGGGGGGHVGPPTNPTPTPTPTNSQSLSIPVSSTASEPTTLGPLAAGYSGTITMPPTSVTTTLSATFTTQQPNGTPTVQSVHRRAQNIGVSGIDPLVYLAFTPSTTLSFTASPAFSLTIPASVAQSEPYLYIAFYDPTTPSAGWNTILGPGTLSGTTVSFASVSGDTQQVLAGKTYVLLLYGLSSSPQPSPSPTDNPQAFICPTDDQSANAVAVASSTRPVRRALHGRQPALGASPNVLEVTYDAATLSRNAAAVAQRESAAGVRLMRSLTFSHTGRVTRVVGVPAGQSVAAAAALLRAEPGVLSVAQSGVRRRAATVSQPYWPRDPYFDGFTAAQTGSTSTYEQLPYAETASIPGQWDMHAVGLEHAFGYSQPGNGSGITNANALGLSAVKIAIIDTGEDPTHPELSSKLVYQHCFITNAAGTSQSSSSFETDPMGHGTDVAGIAAADMNNSLGYLGDGGNVSLMGYRVFPTPNDNCTSDTTTDPQCGAEPADIASAITDAVDNGANVISMSLGGGVCGTPQNGDGGDDDEAEGQAVENAIAANVVVVAAAGNGYGPPVETPACDTGVIAAGATALDDGQLNGTGHTGGSSSSPIEYVTDYTDYGPSGTDSFGSASSWGIVAPGGDASDDNDADDLHWIANIWTSTPFDENFAGYCGPDYPGSSGATDCQVEIEGTSMATPHIAGAAALILSVNSSYQSTAKMKQLLCSTADNLNDPNQGCGRLNVYRAMATALSDPNLP from the coding sequence GTGAAGCATCGCGTCCTCGTCCGGCTCGCCGCGTTCGTTGCGGCGGCGTCAGTCAGCCTCGCCGCCTGTGGCGGCGGAGGGGGCGGCGGGCACGTCGGGCCGCCGACCAATCCGACGCCGACGCCGACGCCGACGAACAGCCAGAGCCTGTCGATCCCGGTCAGCAGTACCGCGTCGGAGCCGACGACGCTCGGGCCGCTGGCCGCCGGCTACAGCGGCACGATCACGATGCCGCCGACGTCTGTCACGACGACGCTCAGCGCCACCTTCACGACCCAGCAGCCCAACGGGACGCCGACCGTCCAGAGCGTGCACCGGCGCGCGCAGAACATCGGCGTGAGCGGGATCGATCCGCTGGTCTACCTGGCCTTCACACCGTCGACGACGCTCAGCTTCACCGCGTCGCCGGCTTTTTCGCTGACCATTCCCGCCTCGGTCGCGCAAAGCGAACCGTACTTGTACATCGCGTTCTACGACCCGACGACGCCGAGCGCCGGCTGGAACACGATCCTCGGACCGGGGACGCTGAGCGGCACGACGGTCAGCTTCGCCTCGGTCTCGGGCGACACGCAGCAAGTGCTGGCGGGCAAGACCTACGTGCTGTTGCTGTACGGCCTCTCGAGCTCGCCGCAGCCCTCGCCGAGCCCGACCGACAACCCGCAGGCGTTCATCTGCCCGACCGACGATCAGTCGGCCAACGCGGTCGCGGTCGCGTCGTCGACGCGGCCGGTGCGTCGCGCGTTGCACGGACGCCAACCGGCGCTGGGTGCCTCGCCGAACGTCCTCGAGGTCACCTACGACGCGGCGACGCTCTCGCGCAACGCGGCGGCGGTCGCGCAGCGTGAGTCCGCGGCGGGCGTGCGCCTGATGCGCTCGCTGACCTTCTCGCACACCGGCCGGGTCACGCGCGTCGTCGGCGTTCCGGCCGGCCAGAGCGTGGCCGCCGCCGCAGCGCTGCTGCGTGCCGAGCCGGGCGTCCTGAGCGTCGCGCAGAGCGGCGTGCGCCGCCGAGCCGCGACCGTGAGCCAGCCGTACTGGCCTCGAGACCCGTACTTCGACGGCTTCACCGCGGCGCAGACCGGCAGCACGTCCACCTACGAGCAGCTGCCGTATGCCGAGACGGCGTCCATTCCCGGACAATGGGACATGCACGCGGTCGGCCTCGAGCACGCCTTCGGGTACTCGCAGCCCGGCAACGGCAGCGGGATCACCAACGCGAACGCGCTCGGGTTGTCCGCCGTCAAGATCGCGATCATCGATACCGGCGAAGACCCGACGCATCCGGAGCTGAGCTCGAAGCTCGTCTACCAGCACTGCTTCATCACCAACGCGGCCGGTACGTCGCAATCGAGCTCGAGCTTCGAGACCGATCCGATGGGCCACGGCACGGACGTCGCCGGCATCGCGGCTGCCGACATGAACAACTCGCTGGGATATCTCGGCGACGGCGGCAACGTGTCGCTCATGGGCTACCGTGTCTTCCCGACGCCGAACGACAACTGCACCAGCGACACCACGACCGACCCGCAGTGCGGGGCGGAGCCGGCCGACATCGCCTCGGCGATTACCGACGCCGTCGACAACGGCGCCAACGTGATCAGCATGAGCTTGGGCGGCGGCGTGTGCGGTACGCCGCAGAACGGCGACGGCGGCGACGACGACGAAGCCGAGGGTCAAGCGGTCGAGAACGCGATCGCCGCCAACGTGGTCGTCGTCGCGGCGGCCGGTAACGGCTACGGACCGCCCGTCGAAACACCGGCGTGCGACACCGGCGTCATCGCCGCCGGCGCGACCGCGCTCGACGACGGCCAGCTCAACGGCACCGGCCACACCGGCGGCAGCAGCAGCTCGCCGATCGAGTACGTGACCGATTACACCGACTACGGTCCGTCAGGAACCGACTCGTTCGGCAGTGCTTCGTCGTGGGGAATCGTGGCGCCGGGCGGTGACGCCAGCGACGATAACGACGCCGACGATCTGCACTGGATCGCCAACATCTGGACCAGCACGCCGTTCGACGAGAACTTCGCCGGCTATTGCGGACCGGACTATCCCGGCAGCAGCGGTGCCACCGACTGTCAGGTCGAGATCGAGGGCACCTCGATGGCGACCCCACACATCGCCGGTGCCGCTGCCCTGATCTTGTCGGTCAACAGCTCCTACCAGTCGACCGCGAAGATGAAGCAGCTGCTCTGTTCCACCGCCGACAACCTCAACGATCCGAACCAGGGCTGCGGCCGTCTCAACGTCTACCGCGCGATGGCGACGGCGTTGAGCGACCCCAACCTACCGTAG
- a CDS encoding acyl-CoA reductase, whose product MSDGALRALPAARVVGFVADAAERWADADFAPRVRATRAIVDRLGYSEPVVDYALDRLFFGITRASLEATIVAELGSLAALDGPVARHGTPSGWARGVDRAVIVSSDTTIGVALVPAVFALCAKCDLVVKDRSDALVAAFFASLAEEHPAFAHAALARSWSGGEDPGEDALFARADVVVAFGRDQTLRAIRARSGVQTRFVPFGHRISVGRLHAAEVAAADEALLAGIARDALLYDGEGCLSLHALFVEADDVELTEFAVRLAAACERVAVEFPAGRIDAARGARAAAYRQLAAFRAASGRGAVLRAADATIVAEAPLDDPLPLVARTLPIYRGDDATLAAYVAAQRLPVQALGVAHVDDAAIALAARLGAVRAAALGTMQDPPLAGRHGGEQRIAPFVRWIDAR is encoded by the coding sequence ATGTCCGACGGGGCGCTGCGCGCGCTGCCGGCCGCGCGCGTCGTCGGGTTCGTGGCCGACGCGGCCGAACGCTGGGCCGACGCGGACTTCGCGCCGCGCGTGCGCGCGACGCGCGCGATCGTCGACCGGCTCGGCTACAGCGAGCCGGTCGTCGACTACGCGCTCGACCGCCTCTTCTTCGGCATCACCCGCGCATCGCTCGAAGCGACGATCGTCGCCGAGCTCGGCAGCCTCGCCGCGCTCGACGGTCCGGTCGCACGCCACGGCACACCGTCCGGCTGGGCACGCGGCGTCGATCGCGCGGTGATCGTCAGCAGCGACACCACGATCGGCGTCGCGCTCGTCCCGGCGGTCTTCGCGCTCTGCGCGAAGTGCGACCTGGTCGTGAAGGACCGCAGCGACGCGCTCGTGGCCGCGTTCTTCGCCTCGCTCGCCGAAGAGCATCCGGCGTTCGCGCACGCGGCGCTCGCGCGCAGCTGGTCCGGGGGCGAGGATCCCGGCGAAGACGCGCTGTTCGCGAGAGCCGACGTCGTCGTCGCGTTCGGCCGTGACCAGACGCTGCGCGCGATTCGCGCGCGCTCCGGCGTCCAGACGCGCTTCGTTCCGTTCGGCCACCGGATCAGCGTGGGCCGGCTGCACGCCGCCGAGGTCGCCGCTGCCGATGAGGCACTGCTCGCGGGGATCGCGCGCGATGCGCTGCTGTACGACGGCGAAGGCTGTCTTTCGCTGCACGCCCTGTTCGTCGAGGCGGACGACGTCGAGCTCACGGAGTTCGCGGTCCGGCTCGCCGCCGCGTGCGAGCGCGTCGCCGTCGAGTTTCCCGCCGGGCGTATCGACGCCGCGCGCGGCGCGCGCGCCGCCGCCTACCGGCAGCTGGCGGCATTCCGCGCCGCGAGCGGTCGCGGCGCCGTGCTGCGCGCCGCCGACGCGACCATCGTCGCCGAGGCCCCGCTCGACGATCCGCTACCGCTGGTCGCGCGTACGCTGCCGATCTACCGCGGCGACGACGCGACCCTGGCGGCCTACGTCGCCGCGCAGCGGCTTCCCGTCCAGGCACTCGGCGTCGCGCACGTCGACGACGCCGCGATCGCGCTCGCCGCGCGGCTGGGCGCCGTGCGCGCCGCCGCGCTGGGCACGATGCAAGACCCGCCGCTCGCCGGCCGCCACGGCGGCGAACAGCGCATCGCCCCGTTCGTCCGCTGGATCGACGCTCGCTAG
- a CDS encoding aspartate aminotransferase family protein, whose product MAPYHLPADELESVVTAIPGPRSRALAERLARYEAPGVTYLGDDYPVFWESARGALVVDVDGNRYLDLTSAFGVAATGHTNPAVVAAIEAQARMLIHGMGDVHPTEVRTRLLERLAAIAPGDLTKSFLSTAGAEAVEFALKTALLATGKSRFLAYHGAYHGLTLGALEVIGIDKFRAPFAPLVAERATFLPYPGAETTADAALDAVRVALTRDPDIGAIVLEPIQGRGGVIVPPDGFLRGLRALCDERGVLLVLDEIYTGLGRTGTWFACEHDGIVPDLLCLGKALAGGVPLSATIGTPRVVDSWPRSAGEALHTSTFLGNPLACAAALANLDELERQDALGLVRTREPVLAERLHALRALPGVRDVRGRGFLWAVEFGTAARANRIVVRGLARGLVLLQSGPTGTSITLAPPLTIADEQLTRALDLFEHTVREEGTR is encoded by the coding sequence ATGGCGCCGTATCATTTACCCGCCGACGAGTTGGAATCGGTCGTCACGGCGATTCCGGGGCCGCGCTCGCGTGCGCTCGCGGAACGGCTCGCGCGCTACGAAGCGCCGGGCGTCACCTATCTGGGCGACGACTATCCGGTGTTCTGGGAGTCGGCCCGCGGTGCGCTCGTCGTCGACGTCGACGGGAACCGCTATCTCGACCTGACCTCGGCGTTCGGCGTCGCGGCGACCGGTCACACCAATCCCGCTGTCGTGGCCGCGATCGAGGCGCAGGCGCGCATGCTGATCCACGGGATGGGCGACGTGCATCCGACCGAGGTGCGTACCCGGCTGCTCGAACGGCTGGCCGCCATCGCTCCCGGCGACCTGACGAAGTCGTTCCTCTCGACGGCCGGCGCCGAAGCGGTCGAGTTCGCGCTCAAGACGGCGCTGCTCGCGACCGGCAAGTCGCGTTTTCTCGCCTATCACGGCGCCTATCACGGGCTGACGCTCGGCGCGCTCGAAGTCATCGGCATCGACAAGTTCCGCGCGCCGTTCGCGCCGCTGGTCGCCGAGCGCGCGACGTTCCTGCCGTACCCCGGTGCCGAGACGACCGCCGACGCCGCGCTCGACGCCGTCCGGGTGGCGCTCACGCGGGATCCGGACATCGGCGCCATCGTGCTGGAACCGATCCAAGGGCGCGGCGGCGTCATCGTTCCGCCGGACGGCTTCTTGCGCGGGCTGCGCGCGCTGTGCGACGAACGCGGAGTTTTACTGGTGCTCGACGAGATCTACACCGGCCTGGGCCGGACCGGCACCTGGTTCGCTTGCGAGCACGACGGCATCGTCCCCGATCTGCTCTGCTTGGGCAAAGCGCTGGCCGGCGGTGTGCCGCTCTCGGCGACGATCGGTACGCCGCGGGTCGTCGACAGTTGGCCGCGCAGCGCCGGCGAAGCGCTGCACACCTCGACCTTCTTGGGCAACCCGCTGGCGTGCGCGGCCGCGCTCGCGAATCTCGACGAGCTCGAACGGCAGGACGCGCTGGGGTTGGTGCGCACGCGCGAACCCGTCTTGGCGGAGCGGCTGCACGCGTTGCGTGCGCTGCCCGGCGTGCGCGACGTGCGCGGCCGCGGCTTTCTCTGGGCCGTCGAGTTCGGCACGGCGGCGCGCGCGAACCGTATCGTCGTGCGCGGGTTGGCGCGCGGCCTGGTCCTGCTCCAATCGGGGCCGACCGGCACGTCGATCACCCTCGCGCCGCCGCTCACCATCGCCGACGAGCAACTCACCCGTGCCCTCGACCTGTTCGAGCACACGGTGCGTGAGGAAGGAACACGATGA
- a CDS encoding protease pro-enzyme activation domain-containing protein has translation MRSLAITRRLVALALVGGLAACSGGGGGAHAVPSTGSNNVGPSTPSAALTRTLKPSAKFTSTAKLTGSAMNIGGLVMHVVVNQRNAAGLIAYAAAANKPGSGTYRQFLTASQIGDMFGASKSDYVTVANYFGSYGLKVGGFPQRLALTVAGTPAQFAQALGTTFSFYKSSEGHTLIAPTGNITFTKALPVTDIADAVIDLQAKHRQFVQGASGGPQMNSTGGNTPQQIARAFDYTSAYAAGYTGTGISIGIIGTGPIDATFGYNDFKVFHSTYGFPGGGVAGGSGTLTEVPVLSQNALNSLGWGYAGSPTATPPPVTAPCNQASSPYTDPSESPTATCNPEDYEAQIDTEQASLAYNANILFYLAYVPVECGDGAADCSPDPSTGLGYDYQGLAESDDEIQQAIADNTADVLSLSYGGPEMLNGFYNQNVGGAYDPVGFGPSEFAALAAEGIAVFVSSGDQGEVGCAPYSLSLENTPCVSYPSGDVSVTSVGGVFVPLNNAGQYTGPITAWGTQTNSGGASGGGTSTVTPVPPWQTGTNVPTSGRSQPDISLEGDPYSGVGVLANTDFTGATVSTYGGTSVAAPEAAAMWALVLQACSQAPSCAKATGAKPYRLGNAAPYFYGIYNNATEYPFSFYDVTFGTNTMPGCEVNGTCSGATPYPTPTVQYTAGVGYDLVTGIGVPFARHLIQTVVGV, from the coding sequence ATGCGCTCCCTTGCAATCACGCGGCGTCTGGTGGCGCTCGCGCTCGTCGGCGGCCTCGCGGCCTGCTCCGGCGGCGGCGGCGGCGCGCACGCGGTGCCCTCCACCGGCTCGAACAACGTCGGTCCGTCGACGCCCTCGGCGGCCCTGACGCGCACGCTCAAACCGAGCGCGAAGTTCACCTCGACCGCCAAGCTGACGGGCTCCGCGATGAACATCGGCGGCCTGGTCATGCACGTCGTCGTCAACCAGCGCAACGCCGCAGGGCTGATCGCCTACGCGGCCGCCGCGAACAAGCCGGGCAGCGGCACGTACCGTCAGTTCCTGACGGCCAGCCAAATCGGCGACATGTTCGGGGCGTCGAAGAGCGACTACGTCACCGTCGCGAACTACTTCGGGTCGTACGGCCTCAAGGTCGGCGGCTTCCCGCAGCGCTTGGCGCTCACGGTCGCCGGCACGCCGGCACAGTTCGCGCAAGCGCTCGGAACGACGTTCTCGTTCTACAAGAGCTCCGAAGGACACACGTTGATCGCGCCGACCGGCAACATCACGTTCACCAAGGCGCTCCCCGTAACGGACATCGCGGACGCGGTCATCGATCTGCAGGCCAAGCACCGGCAGTTCGTCCAGGGCGCCAGCGGCGGCCCGCAGATGAACTCGACCGGCGGCAACACGCCGCAGCAGATCGCGCGCGCCTTCGACTACACCAGCGCGTACGCGGCCGGCTACACCGGCACCGGCATCTCGATCGGGATCATCGGCACCGGACCGATCGACGCGACGTTCGGATACAACGACTTCAAGGTCTTCCACTCGACGTACGGGTTCCCGGGCGGCGGCGTCGCCGGCGGCTCCGGCACGCTGACCGAGGTTCCCGTGCTCTCGCAGAACGCGCTGAACAGCTTGGGCTGGGGCTACGCGGGCTCGCCGACGGCGACGCCGCCGCCGGTAACCGCGCCGTGCAATCAGGCCAGCAGCCCGTATACGGATCCGTCGGAGTCGCCGACGGCGACCTGCAATCCCGAGGACTACGAGGCGCAGATCGACACCGAGCAAGCCTCGCTCGCGTACAACGCCAACATCCTGTTCTACTTGGCGTACGTGCCGGTCGAATGCGGCGACGGCGCGGCGGATTGCTCGCCCGACCCGAGCACCGGCCTGGGCTACGACTATCAGGGTCTGGCGGAGTCCGACGACGAGATCCAGCAGGCAATCGCGGACAACACGGCCGACGTGCTCTCGCTGAGCTACGGCGGTCCCGAGATGCTCAACGGGTTCTACAACCAGAACGTCGGCGGCGCGTACGACCCCGTCGGGTTCGGCCCCTCGGAGTTCGCGGCGCTGGCGGCGGAAGGCATCGCGGTGTTCGTCTCCTCCGGCGATCAAGGCGAAGTCGGCTGCGCGCCGTACTCGCTCTCGCTCGAGAACACGCCGTGCGTCTCGTATCCGTCGGGCGACGTCAGCGTGACCTCGGTCGGCGGCGTCTTCGTCCCGCTCAACAACGCCGGACAGTACACCGGGCCGATCACGGCCTGGGGTACGCAGACCAACTCCGGCGGTGCGAGCGGCGGCGGAACGTCCACCGTCACCCCGGTGCCGCCGTGGCAGACCGGCACCAACGTGCCGACCTCGGGCCGCTCGCAACCCGACATCTCGCTGGAAGGCGATCCGTACAGCGGCGTCGGCGTGCTGGCCAACACGGACTTCACCGGCGCAACGGTGTCGACGTACGGCGGCACCAGCGTCGCGGCGCCGGAAGCGGCGGCCATGTGGGCACTCGTGCTCCAGGCCTGCTCGCAGGCGCCGTCGTGCGCGAAGGCGACCGGGGCCAAGCCCTATCGCCTGGGCAACGCGGCGCCGTACTTCTACGGCATCTACAACAACGCGACGGAGTACCCGTTCTCGTTCTACGACGTGACCTTCGGGACCAACACCATGCCGGGTTGCGAAGTCAACGGAACGTGCAGCGGGGCGACCCCGTATCCCACGCCGACGGTACAGTACACGGCCGGCGTCGGCTACGACCTGGTAACCGGTATCGGGGTGCCGTTCGCTCGCCACCTCATCCAAACGGTGGTCGGCGTCTAG
- a CDS encoding Fic family protein: MNYFTEDDLIAFYEATIGPAVLRYRDGLASAVGRPGQSVFGEDAYPTLALKAAALMQSLAQNQPFVDGNKRIAWICGKLMLQLNRLTIRATDEEALDPFANRIARGMSVEELGAWIEHHASPYEPS; encoded by the coding sequence GTGAATTACTTCACCGAGGACGACCTTATCGCGTTTTACGAGGCTACCATCGGGCCCGCAGTCCTTCGTTATCGCGATGGCTTAGCATCCGCCGTTGGTCGACCGGGCCAAAGCGTTTTTGGCGAGGATGCTTACCCAACGCTCGCCTTGAAGGCGGCGGCGCTCATGCAGTCGCTTGCGCAAAATCAGCCGTTCGTCGACGGGAACAAGCGGATCGCTTGGATTTGTGGAAAGCTCATGCTTCAGCTCAACCGACTGACGATTCGCGCTACGGACGAAGAGGCGCTCGATCCGTTCGCGAATCGGATTGCTCGTGGCATGAGCGTGGAAGAGCTTGGTGCATGGATCGAGCATCATGCTTCGCCCTACGAGCCGTCGTAG
- a CDS encoding O-acetylhomoserine aminocarboxypropyltransferase/cysteine synthase family protein encodes MSDRAFGFRTRALHAGTPPDAETGARALPLHLSTSFVFDSTEHAAELFALRTYGNIYTRISNPTVAAFEEKLANLESGLGAVAAASGLGAQLIAVLALAQEGDHLVASTNLYGGTITQFSVTLKRMGITTTFVPGGTVAGVRDAIRPNTRAVFTETIGNPTGNVADLTALAEVAHAAGVPLLVDNTFASPYLCRPIEWGADVVIHSATKFIGGHGTVIGGALVESGRFPWGAGRHPLLSEPSPGYHGINFAETFGEYAYLMRARAEVLRDVGASISPMNAWLLVQGLETLAVRMPQHVANARAIATFLAQRDEVAWVSYAGLPDSPERVLAAKYLPLGAGAVFTFGLRGGRDAGRAFIEALELWSHLANVGDAKSLVIHPASTTHQQLTDEEMRAAGIGPDTVRLSVGLEDVEDLIWDLERGLAAAAKVARVEA; translated from the coding sequence GTGAGCGACCGGGCGTTCGGGTTCCGCACGCGCGCGCTGCACGCCGGGACACCACCGGACGCGGAGACGGGGGCGCGCGCGCTCCCGTTGCATCTCTCGACCAGCTTCGTCTTCGACTCGACCGAGCACGCGGCCGAGCTGTTCGCGCTGCGCACCTACGGCAACATCTACACCCGCATCTCGAACCCGACCGTCGCGGCGTTCGAAGAGAAGCTCGCCAACCTCGAGAGCGGCCTGGGCGCCGTGGCGGCCGCCAGCGGCCTGGGCGCGCAGCTGATCGCGGTGCTGGCGCTGGCGCAGGAAGGCGATCATCTCGTCGCTTCGACGAACCTGTACGGCGGCACGATCACGCAGTTCTCGGTGACGCTCAAGCGGATGGGCATCACGACGACGTTCGTGCCCGGCGGCACCGTCGCGGGCGTGCGGGACGCCATTCGTCCCAACACGCGGGCGGTCTTCACCGAGACCATCGGTAACCCGACCGGCAACGTCGCCGATCTGACCGCACTGGCCGAGGTCGCGCACGCGGCCGGCGTCCCGCTTCTGGTCGACAACACGTTCGCCTCACCGTACCTGTGCCGCCCGATCGAGTGGGGCGCCGACGTCGTCATCCACTCGGCGACGAAGTTCATCGGCGGCCACGGCACCGTCATCGGCGGCGCGCTGGTCGAATCGGGCCGGTTCCCGTGGGGCGCGGGCCGCCATCCGCTGCTCTCCGAGCCGAGCCCCGGCTATCACGGCATCAACTTCGCCGAGACGTTCGGCGAGTACGCCTACCTGATGCGCGCGCGCGCCGAGGTGCTGCGCGACGTCGGCGCGTCGATCTCACCGATGAACGCGTGGCTGCTCGTGCAAGGCTTGGAGACGTTGGCGGTCCGGATGCCGCAGCACGTCGCCAACGCGCGCGCGATCGCGACCTTCCTCGCGCAGCGCGACGAGGTCGCGTGGGTGTCGTATGCCGGCCTGCCCGACAGCCCCGAACGGGTGCTGGCGGCGAAGTACCTTCCGCTGGGCGCCGGTGCCGTGTTCACCTTCGGGTTGCGCGGCGGCCGCGACGCCGGCCGCGCGTTCATCGAAGCGCTCGAGCTGTGGAGCCATCTCGCCAACGTCGGCGACGCCAAGAGTCTGGTGATCCACCCGGCATCGACGACGCACCAGCAGCTCACCGACGAGGAGATGCGCGCGGCCGGCATCGGGCCCGACACGGTGCGCCTCTCGGTTGGGCTCGAAGACGTGGAAGACCTGATCTGGGATCTCGAGCGCGGGCTCGCCGCCGCGGCCAAGGTCGCGCGGGTGGAAGCATGA
- the rpmE gene encoding 50S ribosomal protein L31 → MKTQGHPKWYPEAKVTCACGASFTTGSTVPTIAVEVCSQCHPLYTGQQKFLDTAGRVDKFNQRVAMADKKKAEAAARKTRKKADQETVPASV, encoded by the coding sequence GTGAAGACCCAGGGCCACCCCAAATGGTATCCGGAAGCCAAGGTAACGTGCGCTTGCGGTGCCTCGTTCACCACCGGTTCGACCGTGCCGACGATTGCGGTCGAAGTGTGCTCGCAATGCCACCCGCTCTACACCGGGCAGCAGAAGTTCCTCGACACCGCGGGCCGCGTCGACAAGTTCAATCAGCGCGTGGCGATGGCCGACAAGAAGAAGGCCGAAGCCGCCGCTCGCAAGACGCGCAAGAAGGCCGACCAGGAAACCGTTCCCGCGTCCGTTTAA
- a CDS encoding CoA-binding protein, whose product MILETAGERRALLDRSHTVAMVGASPKADRPSYFVFSYLRTKGKFDIAPINPTTPAIDGVRSYPTLAAYAAEHGAPDIVDVFRRPEEAPHVVRDAIAVGAKAIWFQYGVVNDEAIRLADQAGLDVVVDRCIKVESARFDGGLALGGLNTGLLTAKRRSR is encoded by the coding sequence ATGATCCTCGAGACCGCCGGCGAGCGGCGCGCGCTGCTCGACCGTTCGCACACCGTCGCGATGGTCGGCGCTTCGCCCAAGGCCGACCGCCCCTCGTACTTCGTCTTCTCCTACTTGCGCACCAAAGGCAAGTTCGACATCGCGCCGATCAACCCGACGACGCCCGCCATCGACGGCGTGCGCTCGTACCCGACGCTGGCCGCGTACGCCGCCGAGCACGGCGCGCCCGACATCGTCGACGTCTTCCGCCGCCCCGAGGAAGCGCCGCACGTCGTGCGCGACGCGATCGCGGTGGGCGCGAAAGCGATCTGGTTCCAGTACGGGGTCGTCAACGACGAAGCGATCCGGCTGGCCGACCAGGCGGGACTCGACGTCGTCGTCGACCGCTGCATCAAAGTCGAGTCGGCGCGCTTCGACGGCGGCCTCGCGTTGGGCGGCCTGAACACCGGGCTGCTGACGGCCAAACGCCGCAGCCGCTGA
- a CDS encoding Gfo/Idh/MocA family oxidoreductase: protein MSKLKVGIVGSGFGGAVHAPAYALHPRFEVVAIASPTSAERVARERKIPHAFPSVEAMLAGVELDVVSVASPPFDHHRSVVAALGAGKHVLCEKPFALTVAEAEEMTALAVGTGVANVMAFEFRYLPQVRALAELIQNGHLGALREIEVARLGGDLLERVTTRERGWWFDRSKGGGVANAYMPHFFDLANHLGGRAARATHGLLRTANALRTDKDGRFESTVADGAFAFVDYGDGLVGRVSADSTTVVESVTIAVHGEVRSAIASGTSLGDLTLFTIADDEEDELEVAALTYAKHGVVHPNIPAFLELLDGFARRIDLGASDAPTFADGLATQRQLDAIGYGTTG, encoded by the coding sequence ATGAGCAAGCTCAAGGTCGGGATCGTCGGCAGCGGCTTCGGCGGCGCGGTGCACGCGCCGGCGTATGCGTTGCATCCGCGGTTCGAGGTGGTGGCGATCGCCTCGCCCACCAGTGCCGAGCGGGTCGCGCGCGAGCGCAAGATTCCGCACGCCTTTCCCTCGGTCGAGGCGATGCTGGCCGGGGTCGAGCTGGACGTCGTTTCGGTCGCCTCACCGCCGTTCGACCATCACCGCTCGGTCGTGGCCGCGCTGGGCGCCGGCAAGCACGTCCTGTGCGAGAAGCCGTTCGCGCTGACGGTGGCGGAGGCCGAAGAGATGACGGCGCTCGCGGTCGGCACCGGCGTCGCGAACGTGATGGCGTTCGAGTTCCGTTACCTGCCGCAGGTGCGCGCACTGGCCGAGCTGATCCAAAACGGGCACTTGGGCGCGCTGCGCGAGATCGAGGTCGCGCGGCTCGGCGGCGATCTGCTCGAACGGGTCACCACGCGCGAGCGCGGCTGGTGGTTCGACCGCTCCAAGGGCGGCGGCGTCGCCAACGCCTACATGCCGCACTTCTTCGACTTGGCCAACCACCTGGGCGGACGCGCGGCGCGCGCGACGCACGGCTTGCTGCGCACCGCGAACGCGCTGCGCACCGACAAGGACGGCCGTTTCGAGAGCACGGTCGCCGACGGCGCCTTCGCCTTCGTCGACTACGGGGACGGTCTGGTCGGACGCGTCAGCGCCGACTCGACGACGGTCGTCGAGTCGGTCACCATCGCGGTGCACGGCGAGGTCCGCAGCGCGATCGCCAGCGGGACGTCGCTCGGCGACCTGACGCTGTTCACGATCGCCGACGACGAGGAAGACGAGCTCGAGGTCGCGGCGCTCACCTACGCCAAGCACGGCGTCGTCCACCCGAACATCCCGGCGTTCCTCGAATTGCTGGACGGTTTCGCGCGTCGCATCGACCTGGGCGCGAGCGACGCGCCGACCTTCGCCGACGGCCTCGCGACCCAGCGGCAGCTCGACGCGATCGGCTACGGCACGACCGGCTGA